In Castanea sativa cultivar Marrone di Chiusa Pesio chromosome 6, ASM4071231v1, a single window of DNA contains:
- the LOC142640009 gene encoding non-classical arabinogalactan protein 30-like: MASTQLLILFSSLMLFQLTLPTITSAEPEKKIDVVVEGMVYCEHCEHSGSWSLSEAKPIPATNISVICKNYKDQVSYYKVFETDGNGYFYAQLEGFTMSQCLVEHPLQSCHVKPVSSPLKDCNLLTNINYGLYGSPLRFEGKKLYGSNYEAVIYAAGPLAFRPDHCPPPTHV; the protein is encoded by the coding sequence ATGGCAAGCACCCAGCTATTAATTCTCTTCTCTTCCCTCATGCTCTTCCAATTAACCCTCCCCACCATAACTTCTGCTGAGCCAGAGAAGAAAATCGATGTGGTGGTTGAAGGAATGGTGTACTGCGAGCACTGTGAGCACTCTGGTTCATGGTCTCTGTCTGAGGCCAAGCCAATCCCAGCTACCAATATCAGTGTCATTTGCAAGAACTACAAGGACCAAGTGAGCTACTACAAGGTGTTTGAAACTGATGGGAATGGGTACTTCTATGCACAACTTGAAGGCTTCACAATGAGCCAATGTCTAGTGGAACATCCACTCCAATCGTGCCATGTCAAGCCTGTGTCATCTCCTCTAAAAGATTGCAATCTTCTTACAAATATCAACTATGGACTCTATGGCTCCCCACTTCGTTTTGAAGGCAAGAAATTGTATGGAAGCAATTACGAGGCTGTGATCTATGCTGCTGGGCCCTTGGCATTCCGTCCAGACCATTGTCCACCACCAACTCATGTCTAA